One window of Phalacrocorax aristotelis chromosome 26, bGulAri2.1, whole genome shotgun sequence genomic DNA carries:
- the DCTN2 gene encoding dynactin subunit 2, with amino-acid sequence MADPKYADLPGIAWNEPDVYETSDLPEDDQAEFEAEELTSTSVEHLIINPNAAYEKFRDKRLGTKGVDFSDSVSKSRTTGYESGEYEMLGEGLGAKETPQQRYQRLQHEVQELVREVEQIQSSVKESAAEEELTPMALARQVEGLKQHLVSSHLEKLLGPTAAIDFADPDGALAKRLLQQLEVAKCSKAAPGKSPAKAPAPAGDAVTFELYWRPEQEQFAQTAKMAELEKRLAQLEATVRCEPDSQNPLLVGLKGTSLMETVQVLQAKVNILDVAVLDQVEARLQSVLGKVNEIAKHKATVQDADTQSKIHQIYETMQRWDPVASTLPDVVQRLVTLRDLHEQATRFGQVLVHLDTTQQEIAGALKDNTVLLAEVQKTMKENLAIVEDNFADINARIKRLQQ; translated from the exons ATGGCCGACCCCAAGTACGCCGACCTGCCCGGCATC GCCTGGAACGAGCCCGACGTGTACGAGACCAGCGACCTGCCCGAGGATGACCAGGCTGAGTTCGAGGCG GAGGAGCTCACCAGCACCAGCGTGGAGCACCTCATCATCAACCCCAACGCTGCGTACGAGAAGTTCAGGGACAAGCGCCTGGGCACCAAGGGAGTGG aCTTCTCTGACAGCGTCAGCAAGAGCAGGACAACGGGCTACGAGTCTGGGGAGTATGAAATG CTCGGCGAGGGCCTTGGTGCCAAAGAGACGCCCCAGCAGCGGTACCAGCGGCTGCAGCACGAGGTGCAGGAGCTGGTCAGGGAGGTGGAGCAGATCCAG agCTCGGTGAAGGAGtcggcggcggaggaggagcTGACGCCCATGGCCTTGGCCAGGCAGGTGGAGGGCCTGAAGCAGCATCTGGTCTCCAGCCACCTGGAGAAGCTGCTGGGCCCCACCGCAGCCATCGACTTTGCGGACCCCGACGGTGCCCTGGCCAA gcgcctgctgcagcagctggaggtggcAAAGTGCAGCAAGGCGGCGCCGGGGAAGAGCCCCGCCAAAGCCCCGGCGCCCGCCGGAGACGCCGTCACCTTTGAGCTGTACTGGAGGCCAGAGCAGGAGCAGTTTGCCCAGACTGCCAAG ATGGCGGAGCTGGAGAAGCGGCTGGCGCAGCTGGAGGCGACGGTGCGGTGCGAGCCCGACAGCCAG AACCCGCTGCTGGTGGGGCTGAAGGGCACCAGCCTCATG gagaCCGTGCAGGTCCTGCAGGCCAAGGTCAACATCCTGGATGTGGCAGTGCTGGACCAAGTGGAGGCCCGGCTGCAG agcGTCCTGGGGAAGGTGAATGAAATCGCCAAGCACAAGGCAACCGTGCAAGACGCCGACACCCAGAGCAAG ATCCACCAGATCTATGAGACGATGCAGCGCTGGGACCCCGTGGCCAGCACCCTGCCCGACGTCGTGCAGAGGCTGGTGACCCTCAGGGACCTGCACGAGCAAG CCACACGGTTCGGGCAGGTCCTCGTGCACTTGGACACCACGCAGCAGGAGATAGCCGGTGCTCTCAAGGACAACACCGTGCTGCTGGCGGAG gtcCAGAAGACAATGAAGGAAAACCTGGCCATCGTAGAGGACAACTTTGCGGACATCAATGCCCGCATCAAGCGGCTGCAGCAGTGA